The Emcibacter nanhaiensis genome has a window encoding:
- the ftsY gene encoding signal recognition particle-docking protein FtsY: MSEEQPKKGWFSRLKDGLKRSTSALSGGISSIFNKKRLDATTLEELEDLLIMSDLGVEVSRRVCDRLSAQKYDKEISAEEVQAALAEEVSGILEAVAKPLEINPGNHPHVILMVGVNGSGKTTTIGKMAKQFQNDGKSVMLAAGDTFRAAAIEQLQVWGERNNVPVISGKVGGDAAGLAFDAVKQAKEQNIDVLLIDTAGRLQNKDYLMEELAKIVRVIKKHDETAPHDTILVLDATTGQNAIMQAEVFQKVANVTGLVMTKLDGTARGGVLVACAEKFALPIHAIGVGESIDDLQPFNADEFSRMLVGLES, translated from the coding sequence ATGAGCGAAGAACAACCGAAAAAAGGCTGGTTCAGCCGCCTGAAAGACGGCCTGAAACGCAGCACCTCCGCCCTCAGCGGCGGCATCTCCAGCATTTTCAACAAAAAACGGCTGGACGCCACCACGCTCGAGGAACTGGAAGACCTGCTGATCATGTCCGACCTCGGCGTGGAAGTGAGCCGCCGGGTCTGCGACCGCCTGAGCGCCCAGAAATATGACAAGGAAATCAGCGCCGAGGAAGTGCAGGCCGCGCTGGCCGAAGAAGTGTCCGGCATCCTCGAAGCCGTCGCCAAACCCCTGGAAATCAATCCCGGCAATCACCCTCATGTGATCCTGATGGTGGGAGTCAACGGCTCCGGCAAGACCACTACCATCGGTAAAATGGCCAAGCAGTTCCAGAATGACGGCAAGAGCGTGATGCTGGCCGCCGGCGACACTTTCCGCGCCGCCGCCATCGAGCAGCTGCAGGTCTGGGGCGAGCGCAACAATGTGCCGGTCATCTCCGGCAAGGTGGGCGGCGATGCCGCCGGGCTTGCCTTTGACGCCGTCAAACAGGCCAAGGAACAGAATATAGATGTGCTGCTGATCGACACGGCCGGGCGGTTGCAGAACAAGGATTACCTGATGGAGGAACTGGCCAAGATCGTCCGGGTGATCAAGAAACATGACGAAACTGCGCCCCATGACACCATCCTGGTGCTGGACGCCACCACCGGCCAGAACGCCATCATGCAGGCGGAGGTGTTCCAGAAAGTGGCCAACGTCACCGGCCTGGTCATGACCAAGCTGGACGGCACCGCCCGCGGCGGCGTGCTGGTCGCCTGTGCCGAGAAGTTCGCCCTGCCGATTCATGCGATCGGCGTCGGCGAGAGCATCGATGACCTTCAGCCCTTCAACGCGGATGAATTTTCCCGTATGCTGGTCGGGCTTGAAAGCTAG
- the mtaB gene encoding tRNA (N(6)-L-threonylcarbamoyladenosine(37)-C(2))-methylthiotransferase MtaB: protein MADTSSRTPQIVTFGCRLNTYESEVMKSHAESAGLENTFIFNTCAVTAEATRQARQAIRRTRRENPDANIVVTGCAAQVNPAEFADMAEVNRVIGNQEKLQAKSWQAMDFGTGNSEKVLVNDIMAVKETAPQLIDGFEERTRAFVQVQNGCDHRCTFCIIPYGRGNSRSVPAGEVIAQVKRLVENGYQEVIITGVDITSYGPDLPGKPTLGKLCQQILKHVPDLKRLRLSSIDSIETDEALFQVITEEERMMPHLHLSLQAGDNMILKRMKRRHSREDSIEFCQRVRAARPDVIFGADIIAGFPTETEEMFENSLRLVNDCDLTFLHVFPYSEREGTPAAKMPQLPKSVRKERAERLRALGQEKLDAFLSGQVGQEVEILVEKSLDGGASVIGHTAHFAPARLLGDLPSGTLAKARVTGYQDGVLICEPI from the coding sequence ATGGCTGACACCTCTTCCCGCACCCCGCAGATTGTCACCTTTGGCTGCCGGCTCAATACCTATGAGTCGGAAGTGATGAAAAGCCATGCCGAATCCGCCGGGCTGGAGAATACCTTCATCTTCAACACCTGTGCCGTCACCGCCGAGGCAACCCGGCAGGCGCGCCAGGCGATCCGCCGCACCCGGCGTGAAAACCCCGACGCCAATATCGTGGTTACCGGTTGCGCCGCCCAGGTCAATCCGGCCGAATTCGCCGACATGGCCGAGGTCAACCGGGTGATCGGCAACCAGGAAAAACTGCAGGCCAAAAGCTGGCAGGCGATGGATTTCGGCACCGGCAACAGCGAAAAGGTGCTGGTCAACGACATTATGGCGGTCAAGGAGACCGCGCCGCAGCTGATCGACGGCTTCGAGGAACGCACCCGGGCCTTTGTCCAGGTCCAGAACGGCTGCGACCATCGCTGCACCTTCTGCATCATCCCTTATGGCCGCGGCAACAGCCGCTCGGTGCCCGCCGGCGAGGTTATTGCGCAGGTGAAACGATTGGTGGAAAACGGCTACCAGGAAGTGATCATCACCGGGGTAGACATCACCTCCTATGGTCCCGACCTGCCGGGCAAACCGACCCTCGGCAAACTGTGCCAGCAGATCCTGAAACATGTTCCGGATCTGAAACGGTTAAGACTGAGCAGCATCGACAGCATCGAGACCGATGAAGCGCTGTTCCAGGTGATTACCGAAGAAGAACGGATGATGCCGCACCTGCACCTGAGCCTGCAGGCCGGCGACAATATGATTCTGAAGCGCATGAAGCGCCGCCACAGCCGGGAAGACAGCATTGAATTCTGCCAGCGGGTGCGCGCCGCCCGACCTGATGTCATCTTCGGCGCCGACATTATCGCCGGTTTCCCGACGGAGACGGAAGAAATGTTCGAAAATTCATTACGTCTGGTTAATGATTGCGACCTCACTTTCCTGCATGTCTTTCCCTATTCGGAGCGCGAAGGCACCCCGGCAGCGAAAATGCCGCAGCTGCCCAAATCCGTGCGCAAGGAGAGGGCCGAACGGCTGCGCGCGCTGGGCCAGGAGAAATTGGACGCCTTCCTATCCGGCCAGGTCGGCCAGGAAGTGGAAATCCTGGTGGAAAAAAGCCTCGACGGCGGTGCCTCTGTTATCGGCCATACCGCCCATTTCGCCCCTGCCCGATTACTGGGCGACCTGCCGTCCGGCACCCTTGCCAAGGCGCGTGTAACCGGCTATCAGGATGGGGTCCTGATCTGCGAACCGATTTAA
- the rimM gene encoding ribosome maturation factor RimM (Essential for efficient processing of 16S rRNA) has translation MSDRSSHKPSRGAEAAIGPEWVCIAAITGAQGVRGNVRLKVFTEDLASVADYGPVTLFTEEHPRGEKHKIQLLHSIKGGIAARLEGVKDRDRALALKGQKIYVEKGSLPDLEEDDSFYYEDLVGLTARDETGAPFGTVKAVFNFGAGDLLEVALDPAVNDGRKDKVLYPFSGEFVPEVNVEEGYVVVDREAFGDREE, from the coding sequence ATGTCTGACCGGTCTTCCCATAAACCTTCCCGGGGCGCCGAGGCGGCCATCGGACCTGAATGGGTCTGTATTGCCGCCATCACCGGGGCCCAGGGGGTGCGCGGAAATGTCCGGCTCAAGGTCTTTACCGAGGATCTGGCTTCCGTTGCCGATTATGGCCCGGTGACCCTTTTCACCGAGGAACATCCCCGGGGCGAAAAGCATAAGATCCAGCTTCTGCACAGCATCAAGGGCGGCATTGCCGCCCGGCTGGAGGGGGTGAAGGACCGGGACCGGGCCCTCGCCCTCAAAGGGCAGAAGATCTATGTGGAGAAAGGCTCTCTGCCGGATCTGGAAGAGGACGACAGTTTCTATTATGAGGATCTGGTCGGCCTCACGGCCCGGGATGAAACCGGCGCGCCTTTCGGCACCGTGAAAGCGGTGTTTAACTTCGGCGCCGGCGACCTGCTGGAAGTGGCGCTGGATCCGGCGGTGAACGACGGCAGAAAGGACAAGGTCCTTTATCCCTTTTCCGGGGAATTTGTGCCGGAAGTGAATGTTGAAGAAGGCTATGTGGTGGTCGACCGCGAGGCCTTCGGCGACCGGGAAGAGTGA
- the rpsP gene encoding 30S ribosomal protein S16 → MSLKIRLARGGAKKRPYYRIVVADSRSPRDGKFIEKVGTYNPLLPKDSDQRVSLVTERVTYWLGQGAQPTDRVLRFLDAEGLMKREARNNPNKAKPGQKALDRIEEKKEKEEAAAAAAAEAAEAEAAAAAEAEEAPAEEAAAEEAPAEEAAAEEAAEEEAKSE, encoded by the coding sequence ATGTCTTTGAAAATTCGCCTGGCACGCGGTGGTGCCAAAAAACGTCCTTACTACCGTATCGTGGTTGCGGATTCCCGCTCTCCCCGTGATGGTAAATTCATCGAAAAAGTCGGCACCTACAACCCGCTGCTGCCGAAAGACAGCGATCAGCGCGTGTCTCTGGTGACCGAGCGCGTGACCTACTGGCTGGGCCAGGGCGCACAGCCGACTGACCGTGTGCTCCGTTTCCTGGATGCCGAAGGTCTTATGAAGCGCGAAGCCCGTAACAACCCGAACAAAGCGAAACCGGGCCAGAAAGCTCTGGATCGCATCGAAGAGAAAAAAGAGAAAGAGGAAGCTGCAGCTGCTGCTGCCGCTGAGGCCGCTGAAGCAGAAGCTGCTGCCGCCGCTGAAGCTGAAGAAGCTCCCGCCGAGGAAGCTGCTGCAGAGGAAGCTCCGGCTGAAGAGGCTGCCGCTGAAGAAGCTGCAGAGGAAGAAGCCAAGTCTGAATAA
- the dapF gene encoding diaminopimelate epimerase has product MNQQNQITQDPRPFVKMHGLGNDFVIFDGREDRFDLSPDGARFVADRHRGVGCDQVITLWPSNVGDVFMRIQNADGSEVGACGNATRCVAHMMLQEFGADKITIETLAGLLHAERNGQQVRVDMGEPRLDWDQIPLAREMDTESVELVVGGLGNPVAVNMGNPHAIFFVDSVDGIDLEELGPQIETHELFPERANVSIVEKRGPGDLRLRVWERGAGITQACGSAACAAVVAASRRGLVERAAAIELDGGTLVMAWAEDNHVMMTGDVAYVFAGHVFAPFNLEGHDDRERR; this is encoded by the coding sequence ATGAACCAGCAGAATCAGATCACACAGGACCCGCGTCCCTTCGTCAAAATGCACGGCCTCGGCAATGACTTTGTCATCTTCGACGGCCGCGAGGACCGTTTTGACCTGAGCCCGGACGGCGCGCGCTTTGTCGCCGACCGCCATCGGGGGGTGGGCTGCGACCAGGTCATTACCCTGTGGCCGTCAAACGTCGGCGATGTCTTCATGCGCATCCAGAATGCGGACGGCAGCGAAGTCGGCGCCTGCGGCAATGCCACCCGCTGTGTCGCCCACATGATGCTGCAGGAGTTCGGCGCCGACAAGATCACCATCGAAACCCTGGCCGGGCTGCTGCACGCCGAACGCAATGGCCAGCAGGTGCGGGTCGACATGGGCGAACCGCGCCTGGACTGGGACCAGATTCCGCTGGCCCGGGAAATGGACACCGAGTCTGTGGAGCTGGTGGTTGGCGGCCTCGGCAATCCGGTCGCCGTCAACATGGGCAATCCCCATGCCATTTTCTTTGTCGACAGCGTCGACGGGATCGACCTGGAGGAACTGGGTCCGCAGATCGAAACTCACGAACTGTTCCCGGAGCGGGCCAATGTCAGCATTGTCGAAAAACGCGGTCCCGGCGACCTGCGCCTCCGGGTGTGGGAACGCGGCGCCGGCATCACCCAGGCCTGCGGCTCCGCCGCCTGCGCCGCCGTGGTTGCCGCCAGCCGGCGCGGCCTGGTGGAGCGCGCTGCCGCCATTGAGCTCGACGGCGGCACCCTGGTTATGGCCTGGGCCGAGGACAACCATGTGATGATGACCGGCGACGTGGCCTATGTGTTTGCCGGCCATGTCTTCGCCCCCTTTAACCTTGAAGGACATGACGACCGGGAGAGGCGCTGA
- the rplS gene encoding 50S ribosomal protein L19, with the protein MNIVEKFEKDQIAKLTEGKQVPEFAPGDTVKVNVKVVEGNRERIQAYEGVCIARSNRGLNSSFTVRKISYGEGVERIFPLYSPNVDSIEVVRRGKVRRAKLYYLRGLRGKKARIAEKKDWLSKKPGADA; encoded by the coding sequence ATGAATATCGTAGAAAAGTTCGAAAAAGACCAGATCGCCAAGCTGACCGAAGGCAAGCAGGTGCCGGAATTTGCACCGGGCGATACCGTGAAAGTGAACGTGAAAGTGGTTGAAGGCAACCGCGAGCGTATCCAGGCCTATGAAGGCGTCTGCATCGCCCGTTCCAACCGCGGCCTGAACTCCTCCTTTACCGTACGTAAAATTTCCTACGGCGAAGGTGTTGAGCGTATTTTCCCGCTGTATTCCCCCAATGTGGACAGCATCGAAGTTGTGCGTCGTGGTAAAGTTCGTCGTGCGAAGCTTTATTACCTGCGCGGCCTGCGTGGTAAGAAAGCCCGTATTGCCGAGAAAAAAGACTGGCTTTCCAAGAAGCCGGGCGCCGACGCGTAA
- the trmD gene encoding tRNA (guanosine(37)-N1)-methyltransferase TrmD: protein MTEPLWQAQILTLYPEMFPGPLGHSLAGKALDQGLWRLDVSQIRDHAHDKHHTVDDTPAGGGPGMVMRADVLGEAVDAALADRPKDIREEDWPLVYLSPRGRVLDQELVQEFAGKKGITLLCGRFEGIDERVLEARNIMEVSLGDFVLSGGEVAALALMDAVVRLIPGVIGQPDTLAEESFEAGLLEYPHYTRPRVWEGREIPEVLQSGHHGRIKAWRQEQSERLTRERRPDLWKEYLHRSGKNDMDPAEDD from the coding sequence ATGACAGAGCCCCTGTGGCAGGCGCAGATCCTGACCCTCTATCCGGAAATGTTTCCGGGACCGCTTGGCCATTCGCTGGCGGGCAAGGCGCTGGATCAGGGACTGTGGCGCCTGGATGTCTCGCAGATCCGCGACCATGCCCATGACAAGCACCATACGGTGGACGATACGCCGGCAGGCGGCGGTCCGGGCATGGTGATGCGGGCCGATGTGCTGGGCGAGGCGGTAGATGCCGCGCTGGCCGACCGGCCGAAGGATATCAGAGAGGAAGACTGGCCGCTGGTCTATCTTTCTCCCCGCGGGCGGGTGCTGGACCAGGAGCTGGTGCAGGAGTTCGCCGGCAAAAAGGGAATCACCCTGCTGTGTGGCCGCTTTGAAGGCATTGACGAGCGGGTGCTGGAGGCACGCAATATCATGGAGGTGAGCCTCGGTGATTTTGTGCTGTCCGGCGGCGAAGTGGCGGCGCTGGCGTTGATGGATGCCGTGGTTCGCCTGATTCCCGGGGTGATCGGGCAGCCGGATACTCTGGCGGAAGAGAGCTTTGAGGCCGGATTGCTTGAATATCCGCACTATACCAGGCCCCGGGTCTGGGAAGGGCGGGAGATCCCGGAAGTATTGCAATCCGGGCATCATGGACGGATCAAGGCCTGGCGCCAGGAACAGTCAGAACGGCTGACCCGGGAAAGAAGGCCAGATCTTTGGAAAGAATATTTGCACCGCAGCGGAAAGAATGATATGGACCCTGCGGAAGACGATTGA
- the ffh gene encoding signal recognition particle protein — MFDSLSDKLGGIFDKLKRSGALKEADVSAALREVRIALLEADVALPVVKDFVEKVREKAVGQEVLKSVTPGQMVIKIVNDNLVEMLGGEGKTIDLAAAAPVPILMVGLQGSGKTTSTAKIAKRLQEKEKKKVLMASLDVRRPAAMEQLQILGEQTGVATLPIIAGQMPVDIAKRAMTAAKLQGFDVVMLDTAGRLHVDQSLMAEVVAIRNAVNPHETLLVADALTGQDAVNVAQQFSDQVGLTGVVLTRMDGDGRGGAALSMRAVTGKPIKLVGVGEKIDDLEEFHPERVASRILGMGDVVSLVEKAAETIEAEEAEKMVRKMKKGQFDFDDLRSQLRQMKKLGGMSGVLGMLPGLGKMQKQMASANIDDKLLARQEAIINSMTPKERAEPRLLNASRKKRIAAGAGVSVQEINKLVKMQKQMATVMKKMGKMGKKGGGLPLPGQLPPGMENLLPK; from the coding sequence ATGTTTGACAGCTTAAGCGACAAGCTCGGCGGCATATTTGACAAGCTGAAAAGAAGCGGTGCCCTCAAGGAGGCGGACGTCAGTGCCGCCCTGCGTGAAGTGCGCATCGCCCTGCTCGAAGCTGACGTGGCCCTGCCGGTGGTCAAGGACTTTGTGGAAAAGGTCCGGGAAAAAGCTGTCGGCCAGGAAGTTCTGAAATCGGTCACCCCCGGCCAGATGGTCATCAAGATTGTCAATGACAACCTGGTGGAAATGCTGGGCGGCGAGGGCAAGACCATCGACCTGGCGGCCGCTGCCCCGGTGCCGATCCTGATGGTCGGCCTGCAGGGCTCCGGTAAAACCACCTCCACAGCCAAGATCGCGAAACGGCTGCAGGAAAAGGAAAAGAAAAAAGTCCTGATGGCGTCGCTTGACGTGCGTCGTCCGGCGGCCATGGAACAGCTGCAGATCCTCGGCGAACAGACCGGTGTGGCGACCCTGCCGATCATTGCCGGCCAGATGCCGGTGGATATCGCCAAGCGGGCCATGACCGCGGCCAAGCTGCAGGGCTTTGATGTGGTCATGCTGGATACCGCCGGCCGCCTGCATGTGGACCAGAGCCTGATGGCCGAGGTGGTCGCTATCCGCAATGCGGTGAATCCCCATGAAACCCTGCTGGTTGCCGATGCGCTGACCGGCCAGGATGCGGTCAATGTGGCCCAGCAGTTCAGCGACCAGGTCGGCCTGACCGGCGTGGTGCTGACCCGTATGGACGGTGACGGCCGCGGCGGGGCGGCGCTCAGCATGCGGGCCGTAACCGGCAAACCGATCAAGCTGGTCGGTGTCGGGGAAAAGATCGACGATCTGGAAGAATTCCATCCGGAACGCGTCGCCTCCCGAATCCTCGGCATGGGCGATGTGGTGTCCCTGGTGGAAAAAGCAGCCGAGACCATCGAGGCGGAAGAAGCCGAGAAGATGGTCCGCAAGATGAAAAAGGGCCAGTTTGACTTCGACGACCTGCGCTCCCAGCTGCGCCAGATGAAAAAACTGGGCGGCATGTCCGGGGTGCTCGGCATGCTGCCGGGCCTCGGCAAAATGCAGAAGCAGATGGCCAGTGCCAATATCGATGACAAGCTGCTGGCGCGCCAGGAAGCCATCATCAACAGCATGACGCCGAAGGAGCGGGCCGAGCCGCGCCTGCTGAATGCGTCGCGCAAGAAAAGAATTGCCGCCGGTGCCGGCGTTTCCGTGCAGGAGATCAACAAGCTGGTCAAAATGCAGAAACAGATGGCCACGGTAATGAAGAAAATGGGCAAGATGGGCAAAAAAGGCGGGGGCCTGCCCCTGCCCGGCCAGCTTCCCCCGGGTATGGAGAATCTGCTTCCGAAGTAG
- a CDS encoding outer membrane protein: MSDFFKKLLVIAGIAATTPLLSSPAQAGMDGTPFDGFFIGLRADYYKETANTAYEQITGDDDSTFNGVTGEDSGNGFAGGFYGGYGLSFGPVYTSLEAGWGISGGASDATDGTSSFGVKASNSFDINGRVGFPVGERFLIYGLGGYAATKFNPRGFDSAEGDRLNGFRYGGGLEIGLIEDIALRVEYTRAEYGSLTITQGVDQFTFDPSEQRISVGIVLHMN, from the coding sequence ATGTCTGACTTTTTCAAAAAGCTTCTCGTCATTGCCGGTATTGCCGCGACAACCCCGCTGCTGTCCTCCCCCGCACAGGCCGGTATGGACGGCACGCCGTTCGACGGCTTCTTCATCGGCCTGCGGGCAGATTATTACAAGGAAACCGCCAACACGGCGTATGAGCAGATCACCGGTGATGACGACAGTACCTTCAACGGCGTAACCGGCGAGGACTCCGGCAATGGCTTTGCCGGCGGCTTTTATGGCGGATACGGCCTCAGCTTCGGTCCGGTCTATACCAGTCTGGAAGCCGGCTGGGGTATTTCCGGCGGCGCTTCTGACGCCACTGACGGCACCAGTTCCTTTGGGGTCAAGGCCTCCAACAGCTTCGATATCAACGGCCGGGTCGGCTTCCCGGTTGGTGAGCGCTTCCTGATTTACGGCCTGGGCGGCTATGCGGCAACCAAATTCAATCCCCGCGGTTTTGACAGCGCCGAAGGTGACCGCCTGAACGGATTCCGTTACGGCGGCGGCCTGGAAATCGGCCTCATCGAGGATATCGCCCTGCGCGTTGAATATACCCGCGCGGAATATGGCAGTCTGACCATTACCCAAGGCGTCGACCAGTTCACCTTCGACCCGTCCGAGCAGAGGATTTCCGTCGGCATCGTCCTGCATATGAACTGA
- the leuC gene encoding 3-isopropylmalate dehydratase large subunit has protein sequence MAKTLYDKLWESHLVDQQEDGNCLVYIDRQIIHEVTSPQAFEGLRMAGRKLRRPDAMIAVPDHNVPTTADRATAKNEEQSAIQLAALEKNCAEFGVNYIPMTDIRQGIVHVIGPEQGFTLPGTTVVCGDSHTATHGAFGALAFGIGTSEVEHVMATQTLILRKSKNLRIDVSGKLGAGVTAKDVALAVIGKIGTAGGTGHVIEFTGSVIENLTMEGRMTLCNMAIEAGARSGLVAPDEKTFDYVKGRTYAPKGAAFEQAVAYWKTLKTDDGATYDKEVFLNGEEIEPQVTWGTSPQDELPISGVVPNPADAEGERKAAMERALEYMGLEPGTPLEDIKVDRVFIGSCTNSRIEDIRAAAEIVKGHKVADSVSAMVVPGSGLVKHQAEEEGLDRIFIDAGFEWREPGCSMCLGMNADHLEPYERCASTSNRNFEGRQGYKGRTHLLSPAMAAAAAITGHLTDVRKL, from the coding sequence ATGGCCAAGACACTTTATGACAAGCTTTGGGAAAGCCATCTGGTAGATCAGCAGGAAGACGGAAACTGCCTGGTCTATATCGATCGCCAGATCATCCACGAGGTGACCAGCCCGCAGGCCTTTGAAGGGCTGCGTATGGCTGGCCGCAAGCTGCGTCGACCCGACGCCATGATTGCCGTGCCGGACCATAACGTGCCGACAACCGCCGACCGGGCCACTGCGAAAAATGAAGAACAGTCAGCGATCCAGCTGGCAGCGCTTGAGAAAAACTGTGCCGAGTTCGGGGTCAACTATATCCCGATGACCGATATCCGCCAGGGCATCGTCCATGTGATCGGCCCGGAACAGGGCTTTACCCTGCCGGGCACCACCGTGGTCTGCGGCGACAGCCATACCGCGACCCACGGGGCGTTCGGGGCGCTGGCGTTCGGCATCGGCACCAGTGAAGTTGAACATGTGATGGCAACCCAGACGCTGATCCTGCGCAAGTCGAAAAACCTGCGCATCGATGTGTCCGGCAAACTGGGCGCCGGGGTCACCGCCAAGGATGTGGCGCTGGCCGTGATTGGTAAAATCGGCACTGCCGGCGGTACCGGCCATGTGATCGAGTTCACCGGGTCCGTGATCGAGAACCTGACCATGGAAGGGCGCATGACCCTGTGCAACATGGCCATTGAGGCCGGGGCCCGTTCCGGCCTGGTGGCGCCGGATGAGAAAACTTTCGACTATGTCAAGGGCCGGACCTATGCCCCCAAGGGCGCCGCGTTCGAGCAGGCGGTGGCCTACTGGAAAACCCTCAAGACCGACGACGGCGCGACCTATGACAAGGAAGTTTTCCTGAACGGTGAAGAGATCGAACCGCAGGTCACCTGGGGCACCAGCCCGCAGGATGAGTTGCCGATCAGCGGCGTGGTCCCCAACCCCGCCGATGCGGAAGGCGAGCGCAAGGCGGCCATGGAGCGGGCACTGGAGTATATGGGTCTTGAACCGGGTACGCCGCTGGAAGACATCAAGGTGGACCGGGTCTTTATCGGCTCCTGCACCAACAGCCGGATCGAGGACATCCGCGCGGCCGCTGAAATCGTCAAGGGCCACAAGGTGGCTGACAGTGTGAGCGCGATGGTGGTGCCGGGCTCCGGCCTGGTCAAGCACCAGGCGGAAGAAGAAGGCCTGGACCGGATCTTCATTGACGCCGGCTTTGAATGGCGCGAACCGGGCTGTTCCATGTGTCTCGGCATGAATGCCGATCATCTGGAGCCCTATGAACGTTGTGCGTCCACCTCCAACCGGAACTTTGAGGGCCGCCAGGGCTACAAGGGCCGCACCCATCTGCTGAGCCCGGCCATGGCGGCGGCGGCCGCGATCACCGGCCATCTGACCGATGTACGGAAATTGTAA
- a CDS encoding SLC13 family permease encodes MTIRVFNLLLGVAFLALVLIVPAPESMPDLAWKMVGIAALMATWWATEALPVPITSLMPLVLMPALGVAGMSEAAAPYARPTIFLLMGGFIIATGLARWNLHRRLALHILIRAGSHPGAIIAGFMAATALISMWISNTASAIMMIPIALSLSSELIHDTTRHHRGFVLCLILGIAYSASVGGLGTMIGTPPNLFVVSFMSQNYGVEISFLKWMMFGIPTVIVMVPVVWLVLTKWAYPFDLQDLPAAEDIFRQELASMGPLSTPEKRLSFTFALVAFFWVSRKFLQDELGILPWLNDSLIAVIGAVLMFVIPSGCRTEKGTALLDWDTAIKIPWGVLLLFGGGLSLAAAVSSSGLALWLGNSMSGLTTLHLFLMIAVLISMVIFLTELTSNTATVATLLPVLGALAAAGNFDPMMLFVPAALAGSCAFMLPVATAPNAVVYSTGKVRIPEMVNAGFRLNLVGIMVLSPLCYLLVPIIFG; translated from the coding sequence TTGACCATCAGGGTTTTCAATCTGCTGCTTGGCGTCGCCTTCCTGGCGCTGGTGCTGATCGTGCCGGCGCCCGAAAGCATGCCCGACCTGGCCTGGAAGATGGTCGGCATCGCCGCCCTGATGGCCACCTGGTGGGCGACCGAAGCCCTGCCGGTGCCCATTACCTCGCTGATGCCGCTGGTGCTGATGCCGGCACTGGGCGTGGCCGGCATGTCCGAGGCCGCGGCGCCCTACGCAAGACCGACCATTTTCCTGCTGATGGGCGGATTTATCATCGCCACCGGGCTCGCGCGCTGGAACCTGCATCGCCGGCTGGCACTGCATATCCTGATCCGGGCCGGCAGCCACCCCGGCGCCATCATTGCCGGTTTCATGGCCGCCACGGCGCTGATCAGCATGTGGATCAGCAATACCGCCAGCGCCATCATGATGATCCCGATCGCCCTGTCGCTGTCCTCCGAACTGATTCACGATACAACCCGGCACCACCGCGGTTTTGTCCTGTGCCTGATCCTGGGCATTGCCTATTCCGCCAGCGTCGGCGGATTGGGCACCATGATCGGCACCCCGCCCAACCTGTTTGTGGTGAGCTTCATGTCGCAGAATTACGGCGTGGAAATCAGTTTCCTGAAATGGATGATGTTCGGCATCCCCACTGTGATTGTCATGGTGCCGGTGGTGTGGCTGGTGCTGACCAAGTGGGCCTATCCCTTCGACCTGCAGGACCTGCCGGCGGCCGAGGATATTTTCCGCCAGGAACTGGCCAGCATGGGACCGCTCAGCACACCGGAAAAACGCCTGTCCTTCACCTTTGCCCTGGTGGCATTCTTCTGGGTCAGCCGCAAATTCCTGCAGGATGAGCTGGGAATCCTGCCCTGGCTCAACGACAGCCTGATCGCCGTGATCGGCGCCGTCCTCATGTTTGTGATCCCGTCCGGCTGCCGCACGGAAAAGGGCACCGCCCTCTTGGACTGGGACACCGCCATCAAGATTCCCTGGGGTGTGCTGTTGCTGTTCGGCGGCGGGCTGAGCCTGGCCGCGGCCGTCAGCAGCTCCGGCCTCGCCCTGTGGCTCGGCAACAGCATGTCCGGCCTGACGACCCTGCATCTGTTTCTGATGATTGCAGTTCTGATCAGCATGGTGATTTTCCTCACCGAACTGACCAGCAACACCGCCACCGTCGCGACCCTGCTGCCGGTGCTCGGCGCCTTGGCTGCAGCCGGCAATTTCGATCCCATGATGCTGTTTGTTCCGGCGGCGCTGGCCGGCAGCTGCGCCTTCATGCTGCCGGTCGCCACCGCCCCCAATGCTGTGGTCTATTCCACCGGCAAGGTGCGGATCCCGGAAATGGTCAACGCCGGCTTCCGCCTCAACCTGGTCGGCATCATGGTCCTCTCCCCGCTGTGTTACCTGCTGGTTCCCATAATCTTTGGCTGA